One segment of Deltaproteobacteria bacterium DNA contains the following:
- a CDS encoding MBL fold metallo-hydrolase: protein MRIVRRHRHGDVEAYELGYSHLGQPFMTVRFYRVGDLLIDSGQSRMQPEVVGLATERPFSRLLLTHHHEDHSGNAAAIQGATGAPVLGHPLCAEKLRGGFRILPYQELVWGRAAPLEVAPLPEVVEGEGVRLEPIHTPGHSKDLTIFLDRERGLLFSGDLYLADRIKYFRADERIADQIRSLRRAATLDFEGLLCAHRPVETGGPERLRRKLGFLEELVGEIARLHARGLGAHAIRRALPQDEVWGTVAFTLGNVGFIHLVRSTLAAIEAGELEGDRVRDAL from the coding sequence GTGCGGATCGTCCGGCGCCACCGGCACGGCGACGTCGAGGCCTACGAGCTGGGCTACTCCCACCTCGGGCAGCCCTTCATGACCGTGCGCTTCTACCGGGTCGGGGATCTGCTCATCGACAGCGGCCAGAGCCGGATGCAGCCGGAGGTCGTTGGGCTCGCCACCGAGAGGCCCTTCTCCCGCCTGCTCCTCACCCACCACCACGAGGACCACTCGGGCAACGCCGCGGCGATCCAGGGAGCGACCGGCGCGCCGGTCCTCGGCCACCCCCTCTGCGCCGAGAAGCTGCGCGGCGGCTTCCGGATCCTCCCCTACCAGGAGCTCGTCTGGGGGAGGGCGGCCCCCCTCGAGGTCGCGCCCCTGCCGGAGGTGGTGGAGGGCGAGGGCGTGCGCCTCGAGCCGATCCACACGCCCGGCCACAGCAAGGACCTGACCATCTTCCTCGATCGGGAGCGGGGTCTGCTCTTCTCGGGCGACCTCTACCTGGCCGATCGCATCAAGTACTTCCGCGCCGACGAGCGGATCGCCGATCAGATCCGCTCCCTGCGGCGCGCCGCCACCCTCGACTTCGAGGGCCTGCTCTGCGCCCACCGGCCGGTGGAGACCGGCGGCCCCGAGCGCCTCCGGCGCAAGCTGGGCTTCCTTGAGGAGCTCGTGGGCGAGATCGCCCGCCTGCACGCCCGGGGCCTCGGTGCGCACGCCATCCGGCGCGCCCTCCCCCAGGACGAGGTCTGGGGGACCGTCGCCTTCACCCTGGGCAACGTGGGCTTCATCCACCTCGTCCGCTCCACGCTCGCCGCCATCGAGGCGGGGGAGCTGGAGGGCGATCGGGTTCGCGACGCCCTCTGA
- a CDS encoding outer membrane lipoprotein carrier protein LolA, producing the protein MFTASTTTALLNLVAAQVFAASAVSVTLPSPVILVTAQHAPVVLAQAAAEPEAPAAAKPAKKPAPKKPAPVTAPGPQAAPDAAEPAMALTAKVQAFYEETADFTASFEQRYTYKILGRTSKSSGTVSFKKPGLMRWDYLKPRPKAFIVDGETLWMYSPEDHSVIKRPNFEPDSLSSSITFLWGKGKLADEFDITLAAENTLKLVPKTAQPGFASLRFVVDPKTGQVLESTVFDAQGNTNHIIFSKAKLNTGLDAKQFEFTPPKGVSVQVLGDDGLQ; encoded by the coding sequence ATGTTCACCGCCAGCACCACCACCGCCCTCCTCAACCTCGTGGCGGCTCAGGTCTTCGCCGCCTCGGCCGTGAGCGTGACCCTGCCCTCGCCCGTGATCCTCGTCACGGCCCAGCACGCGCCGGTGGTCCTGGCCCAGGCCGCCGCCGAGCCCGAGGCGCCCGCCGCGGCGAAGCCGGCGAAGAAGCCGGCTCCGAAGAAGCCGGCCCCGGTCACCGCGCCTGGGCCCCAGGCCGCGCCGGACGCCGCCGAGCCCGCGATGGCGCTCACCGCGAAGGTGCAGGCCTTCTACGAGGAGACCGCCGACTTCACGGCCAGCTTCGAGCAGCGCTACACCTACAAGATCCTCGGCCGGACCTCGAAGAGCAGCGGGACGGTCTCCTTCAAGAAGCCGGGCCTGATGCGCTGGGACTACCTGAAGCCCCGGCCCAAGGCCTTCATCGTCGACGGGGAGACCCTCTGGATGTACTCCCCCGAGGATCACAGCGTCATCAAGCGCCCGAACTTCGAGCCCGACTCGCTCTCGAGCTCGATCACCTTCCTCTGGGGCAAGGGCAAGCTCGCCGACGAGTTCGACATCACCCTGGCGGCCGAGAACACGCTGAAGCTGGTGCCGAAGACGGCGCAGCCGGGCTTCGCCTCCCTGCGCTTCGTGGTCGACCCGAAGACCGGGCAGGTCCTCGAGTCCACGGTGTTCGACGCCCAGGGCAACACCAACCACATCATCTTCTCCAAGGCGAAGCTGAACACCGGCCTCGACGCGAAGCAGTTCGAGTTCACCCCCCCGAAGGGCGTGAGCGTGCAGGTGCTCGGCGACGACGGCCTGCAGTAG
- a CDS encoding RNA methyltransferase, translating into MSRRKKLHADGTPVPRRTAVSRPKVPEEELEKLEALTDTLPEALQQFRALGIIGAERRYRIEEALRHRTRTLLPLLQGIHDPHNQAAVIRSSEALGIQEIHVVDSVKAPFRPSPRVTQSTHRWTEVHVHPEPEVAVERLRARGFSVLATALRDDALPLHEVDFKRPTAVLLGNESTGLSEELVDAADGAVMIPIYGLAQSYNVSVAAALTLAAAVEQRRRAWGSPGDLDEASKALLRLRYYRSAAGRRVPPSLAVRLDELESSLLAAVDTD; encoded by the coding sequence GTGAGCCGGCGGAAGAAGCTGCACGCGGACGGAACCCCCGTGCCCCGCCGGACCGCGGTCTCCCGCCCGAAGGTGCCCGAAGAGGAGCTCGAGAAGCTCGAGGCCCTCACCGACACCCTCCCCGAGGCCCTGCAGCAGTTCCGCGCGCTGGGGATCATCGGCGCCGAGCGCCGCTACCGGATCGAGGAGGCGCTGCGCCACCGCACCCGCACCCTCCTGCCGCTCCTTCAGGGCATCCACGATCCGCACAACCAGGCGGCGGTGATCCGGAGCAGCGAGGCCCTGGGCATCCAGGAGATCCACGTCGTCGACTCGGTGAAGGCGCCCTTTCGGCCCTCGCCCCGGGTGACCCAGTCGACCCACCGCTGGACCGAGGTGCACGTCCACCCCGAGCCCGAGGTCGCCGTCGAGCGCCTGCGCGCGCGCGGCTTCTCCGTGCTGGCCACCGCCCTGCGCGACGACGCGCTCCCCCTGCACGAGGTCGACTTCAAGCGCCCGACGGCCGTGCTCCTGGGCAACGAGTCCACCGGCCTCTCCGAGGAGCTGGTCGACGCCGCCGACGGCGCGGTGATGATCCCCATCTACGGCCTGGCCCAGAGCTACAACGTCTCGGTGGCGGCGGCCCTCACGCTCGCCGCCGCGGTGGAGCAGCGCCGACGGGCCTGGGGCAGCCCCGGCGACCTCGACGAGGCCAGCAAGGCGCTCCTGCGCCTGCGCTACTATCGTTCGGCCGCCGGCCGGCGGGTGCCGCCCAGCCTGGCCGTACGCCTGGACGAGCTTGAATCATCCCTGCTGGCTGCCGTCGATACCGACTGA
- the obgE gene encoding GTPase ObgE, producing the protein MKFVDEVRLQVKAGDGGRGCLSFRREKFEPKGGPNGGNGGRGGDVILVVDEGLSTLLDYRFNPLQRAERGHHGMGKDMHGRAGEDRVLRVPPGTQVFDEETDELLGDLTEVGDRLVVARGGDGGRGNKAFTTSVNRAPRRIEPGWPGEERRLRLQLKLMADVGLLGFPNAGKSTFIRRVSRARPKVADYPFTTLVPNLGLVEHKGETFVLADIPGLVEGAAEGRGLGHRFLKHVERCRVMLHLVDGMPTEEGRDPVADYRALRGELERYSAELAARPEILAVSKADLPDAQAAAQLLEEEIGRKVILLSSPTGEGVEAVLDAALEAIAQALETEREQREAGYGDDDDGDGDEE; encoded by the coding sequence ATGAAGTTCGTCGACGAGGTTCGCCTGCAGGTGAAGGCAGGAGACGGCGGCCGCGGCTGCCTCTCCTTCCGTCGGGAGAAGTTCGAGCCCAAGGGTGGGCCGAACGGCGGTAACGGCGGCCGGGGCGGAGACGTCATCCTGGTCGTCGACGAGGGGCTCTCGACGCTCCTCGACTACCGCTTCAACCCGCTGCAGCGCGCAGAGCGCGGCCACCACGGCATGGGCAAGGACATGCACGGGCGCGCCGGTGAGGACCGCGTGCTGCGCGTGCCGCCGGGCACGCAGGTCTTCGACGAGGAGACCGACGAGCTCCTCGGCGATCTCACCGAGGTCGGCGATCGCCTCGTCGTCGCCCGGGGCGGTGACGGAGGCCGGGGCAACAAGGCCTTCACCACCTCGGTGAACCGGGCCCCCCGCCGGATCGAGCCTGGCTGGCCGGGCGAGGAGCGGCGCCTGCGTCTGCAGCTGAAGCTGATGGCGGACGTGGGCCTGCTGGGCTTCCCGAACGCCGGCAAGTCCACCTTCATCCGGCGGGTGAGCCGGGCGCGGCCGAAGGTCGCCGACTATCCCTTCACGACCCTCGTCCCCAACCTCGGCCTGGTCGAGCACAAGGGTGAGACCTTCGTGCTCGCCGACATCCCTGGCCTCGTCGAGGGCGCGGCGGAGGGGAGGGGCCTCGGGCATCGCTTCCTCAAGCACGTCGAGCGCTGCCGGGTGATGCTGCACCTCGTCGACGGGATGCCTACCGAGGAGGGCCGCGATCCGGTCGCGGACTACCGGGCCCTGCGCGGCGAGCTCGAGCGCTACAGCGCGGAGCTGGCGGCGCGCCCCGAGATCCTCGCGGTGAGCAAGGCCGACCTGCCGGACGCGCAGGCGGCGGCTCAGCTGCTCGAGGAGGAGATCGGGCGCAAGGTGATCCTGCTCTCCTCGCCGACGGGGGAAGGCGTCGAGGCGGTGCTCGATGCTGCGCTGGAGGCGATCGCCCAGGCCCTGGAGACCGAGCGAGAGCAGAGAGAGGCCGGGTACGGCGACGACGACGACGGAGACGGGGACGAAGAGTGA
- the rpmA gene encoding 50S ribosomal protein L27, protein MAHKKGQGSSRNGRDSKPKFLGVKKYGGEEVRAGNIIVRQRGTRIHPGKNVGMGRDHTLFALIDGHVAFERKGRDRKQVSVQPLAEA, encoded by the coding sequence ATGGCTCACAAAAAAGGACAGGGTTCCTCCCGGAACGGTCGCGACTCCAAGCCCAAGTTCCTCGGCGTGAAGAAGTACGGCGGCGAGGAGGTCCGGGCGGGCAACATCATCGTGCGTCAGCGCGGCACCCGGATTCACCCCGGCAAGAACGTCGGGATGGGTCGGGATCACACGCTCTTCGCTCTCATCGACGGCCACGTGGCCTTCGAGCGCAAGGGTCGGGACCGGAAGCAGGTCTCGGTCCAGCCGCTCGCCGAGGCGTAA
- the rplU gene encoding 50S ribosomal protein L21, translating to MYAVIATGGKQYRVQKGDVVRVEKIDAEPGATLDFDVLMIGGSEPKVGTPLVDGAKVTAKVVREAKHKRVISFKKWKNGWSKIRGHRQLFTELEITGIEA from the coding sequence ATGTACGCCGTGATTGCCACCGGTGGAAAGCAGTATCGCGTCCAGAAGGGCGACGTGGTGCGGGTCGAGAAGATCGACGCCGAGCCAGGCGCGACCCTCGACTTCGACGTGCTGATGATCGGCGGGAGCGAGCCCAAGGTGGGCACTCCGCTGGTCGACGGCGCCAAGGTCACGGCGAAGGTCGTGCGCGAGGCGAAGCACAAGAGGGTCATCTCCTTCAAGAAGTGGAAGAACGGTTGGTCCAAGATCCGGGGCCACCGTCAGCTCTTCACCGAACTCGAGATCACCGGAATCGAGGCCTGA
- a CDS encoding serine hydrolase, producing the protein MSRAPRVALLLSVLALLGAGEARAQSCPSRAFYPTDVWSSRAGLVESSRAAEIAALEDYAFTLQGEDAERLGPRTDAVLIVQGGEIVYEHYARGWTYQMPHLAWSVTKSTMSALTGIAVGSGLLNLNDSICIHVEPALEELCDVTVQDLLEFASGIDWKETYENESNQQSSVLAMLYGEGREDVVRFITSHPLRHPPGETYTYSSGDTTLLAGVLASAFEPLHGREWPHALLYERLGMRTAVLERDARGVPIGSSYLYATARDLARFGLFALDDGCWEGARLLPVGWMDSSTTVSRPFENDPRETGETDVQGWQWWLNQPVPAQEVSTPYPALPEDAFMANGHWGQQIVIIPSLDMVIVRVADDRDGSFERNTFFELALAVGRETP; encoded by the coding sequence ATGAGCCGCGCCCCTCGCGTCGCCCTCCTCCTCTCGGTGCTCGCGCTCCTCGGCGCCGGGGAGGCGCGCGCCCAGAGCTGCCCGAGCCGCGCCTTCTACCCCACCGACGTCTGGTCCTCGCGGGCCGGCCTGGTCGAGAGCTCGCGCGCCGCCGAGATCGCCGCGCTCGAGGACTACGCCTTCACCCTCCAGGGCGAGGACGCCGAGCGCCTCGGCCCCCGCACCGACGCGGTGCTGATCGTCCAGGGCGGCGAGATCGTCTACGAGCACTACGCCCGGGGCTGGACCTACCAGATGCCCCACCTGGCCTGGTCGGTCACCAAGTCCACCATGAGCGCGCTGACGGGCATCGCCGTGGGCAGCGGCCTCCTGAACCTCAACGACTCGATCTGCATCCACGTCGAGCCGGCCCTCGAGGAGCTCTGCGACGTCACCGTGCAGGATCTCCTCGAGTTCGCCAGCGGCATCGACTGGAAGGAGACCTACGAGAACGAGTCGAACCAGCAGTCCTCGGTCCTCGCCATGCTCTACGGCGAGGGCCGGGAGGACGTGGTGCGCTTCATCACCTCCCACCCGCTGCGGCACCCCCCCGGCGAGACCTACACCTACTCCTCGGGGGACACGACGCTCCTCGCGGGCGTGCTCGCTTCGGCCTTCGAGCCCCTCCACGGCCGCGAGTGGCCCCACGCCCTGCTCTACGAGCGCCTCGGGATGCGGACGGCGGTGCTCGAGCGCGACGCCCGGGGCGTCCCCATCGGCTCCAGCTACCTCTACGCCACCGCCCGCGACCTGGCCCGCTTCGGCCTCTTCGCCCTCGACGACGGCTGCTGGGAGGGCGCCCGCCTGCTGCCCGTCGGCTGGATGGACAGCTCGACCACCGTCTCCCGTCCCTTCGAGAACGATCCCCGGGAGACCGGCGAGACCGACGTGCAGGGCTGGCAGTGGTGGCTCAACCAGCCGGTGCCGGCGCAGGAGGTGAGCACGCCCTACCCCGCCCTGCCCGAGGACGCCTTCATGGCCAACGGCCACTGGGGTCAGCAGATCGTGATCATCCCCTCGCTGGACATGGTGATCGTCCGGGTGGCCGACGACCGGGACGGCAGCTTCGAGCGCAACACCTTCTTCGAGCTGGCCCTCGCCGTGGGGAGGGAGACGCCATGA
- a CDS encoding amidase, whose translation MKRLLLLLGLAALTSGAAACGDDHPRPYANNDLELITAYTAKEVCSCRFVMNQTAEYCQAWTKASPPVATFRVDEKHKVVSAAALGLWSGRARWISATEGCRLERASE comes from the coding sequence ATGAAGCGCCTGCTTCTCCTCCTCGGCCTCGCCGCCCTCACCTCGGGCGCCGCCGCCTGCGGTGACGACCACCCGCGGCCCTACGCCAACAACGACCTCGAGCTGATCACCGCCTACACCGCGAAGGAGGTCTGCTCCTGCCGCTTCGTGATGAACCAGACGGCCGAGTACTGCCAGGCCTGGACCAAGGCCAGCCCGCCGGTCGCCACCTTCCGGGTGGACGAGAAGCACAAGGTCGTCTCGGCGGCCGCCCTCGGCCTCTGGAGCGGCCGCGCCCGGTGGATCTCCGCCACCGAGGGCTGCCGCCTGGAGCGCGCCAGTGAGTAG
- a CDS encoding aminotransferase class V-fold PLP-dependent enzyme, with translation MSSAWSQRFVLEEGLDFLNHGSFGACPRAVLDHQQALREELERQPMSFMVRRLQPRLDEARARLAAFVGASPADLVFVNNATTGVNAVLRSLELQAGDELLTTSHAYNACANALRFVAGRAGATVKVIELPFPLKDPAEVVERVLDAVSDRSRLLLIDHITSPTGLVLPIEAIVPELERRGIAVLVDGAHGPGMVELDLPALGASYYTGNWHKWCCAPKGAAFLWVREDRRREVRPVVISHGASLEAAGLDRFHPEFDWVGTDDPTAWLSAAEALRFLEATVEGGWPAIRARNRALCLEARDLLCEALEIERTAPDAMIGTLAALPLPDRPRPEARPHLDLDPLQEVLLADHRIEVPIVPFPAPLGRLVRISAHLYNHRAQYQRLADALPAALEKVDSRA, from the coding sequence GTGAGTAGCGCCTGGAGTCAGCGCTTCGTCCTCGAGGAGGGCCTCGACTTCCTCAACCACGGCTCCTTCGGAGCCTGCCCCCGGGCCGTGCTCGACCACCAGCAGGCCCTGCGCGAGGAGCTCGAGCGGCAGCCGATGAGCTTCATGGTGCGCCGGCTGCAGCCCCGGCTGGACGAGGCTCGCGCCCGGCTGGCCGCCTTCGTCGGGGCGAGCCCCGCGGACCTGGTCTTCGTGAACAACGCCACCACCGGGGTGAACGCCGTGCTGCGCAGCCTCGAGCTCCAGGCCGGCGACGAGCTGCTCACCACGAGCCACGCCTACAACGCCTGCGCCAACGCCCTGCGCTTCGTCGCCGGGCGGGCGGGGGCGACGGTGAAGGTGATCGAGCTGCCCTTCCCCCTGAAGGATCCGGCCGAGGTCGTCGAGCGCGTCCTCGACGCGGTGAGCGATCGCAGCCGCCTGCTCCTGATCGACCACATCACCAGCCCCACCGGCCTGGTGCTGCCCATCGAGGCGATCGTCCCCGAGCTCGAGCGGCGCGGGATCGCCGTGCTGGTCGACGGCGCGCACGGCCCGGGGATGGTCGAGCTCGACCTGCCCGCCCTGGGGGCGAGCTACTACACCGGCAACTGGCACAAGTGGTGCTGCGCCCCCAAGGGCGCGGCCTTCCTCTGGGTCCGCGAGGATCGCCGGCGCGAGGTGCGCCCGGTGGTGATCTCCCACGGCGCCAGCCTCGAGGCGGCGGGCCTCGACCGCTTCCACCCCGAGTTCGACTGGGTGGGCACCGACGATCCCACCGCCTGGCTCAGCGCCGCCGAGGCCCTGCGCTTCCTCGAGGCCACGGTCGAGGGGGGCTGGCCGGCGATCCGGGCGCGGAACCGCGCCCTCTGCCTCGAGGCGCGCGATCTCCTCTGCGAGGCCCTCGAGATCGAGCGGACCGCCCCCGACGCGATGATCGGCACCCTGGCCGCCCTCCCCCTCCCGGACCGGCCCCGGCCCGAGGCGCGCCCCCACCTCGACCTCGACCCCCTCCAGGAGGTCCTCCTCGCGGACCACCGGATCGAGGTGCCCATCGTCCCCTTCCCCGCGCCGCTCGGCCGGCTGGTGCGCATCTCGGCGCACCTCTACAACCACCGGGCCCAGTACCAGCGCCTCGCCGACGCCCTGCCCGCGGCGCTGGAGAAGGTCGACTCCCGAGCCTGA
- a CDS encoding PAS domain-containing protein, with translation MNEKSLDRLIATLPCALYEYVRWPDGSSKFIYVSAQVEDLFGWSAPEAMEDAMKLWGAVHPEDLERLLAEDKEANESRTRFDSEFRILARSGETKWLHLTSMPSDETHEGQEIWRGVMLDVTPRKSAELEQERLRGELKVAHADLEALSGLLPICLYCKKIRDDAGYWQKVESYLARHSQAKFSHGCCPDCADRLSHEAGLEATAEEAS, from the coding sequence ATGAACGAGAAGAGCCTCGACCGTCTGATCGCGACCCTGCCCTGCGCGCTCTACGAGTACGTGCGCTGGCCGGACGGCAGCAGCAAGTTCATCTACGTGAGCGCGCAGGTCGAGGACCTCTTCGGCTGGAGCGCCCCGGAGGCCATGGAGGACGCGATGAAGCTCTGGGGCGCGGTGCACCCGGAGGACCTCGAGCGGCTGCTCGCCGAGGACAAGGAGGCCAACGAGAGCCGGACGCGCTTCGACTCCGAGTTCCGGATCCTCGCCCGCTCCGGCGAGACGAAGTGGCTCCACCTGACCTCGATGCCCAGCGACGAGACCCACGAGGGCCAGGAGATCTGGCGTGGCGTGATGCTCGACGTCACACCCCGCAAGAGCGCGGAGCTCGAGCAGGAGCGGCTGCGCGGAGAGCTGAAGGTGGCCCACGCCGACCTCGAGGCCCTCTCCGGGCTGCTCCCCATCTGTCTCTACTGCAAGAAGATCCGCGACGACGCCGGCTACTGGCAGAAGGTCGAGAGCTACCTCGCCCGGCACAGTCAGGCGAAGTTTAGCCACGGCTGCTGCCCCGACTGCGCCGATCGGCTCTCCCACGAGGCCGGCCTCGAGGCCACGGCCGAAGAGGCGAGCTAG
- a CDS encoding VWA domain-containing protein, translating into MGYGSYSYDAHQALTRSRQGLSADAVFTQTVMHPAMDPKGVRFRESRDSEAHPDSLGIVFALDISGSMAQIPVSIACEQLPGFMKLLEDCRVADPQVLFMAFTDLQGDGRPLQVGQFETTAELMDQWLTRCSLKGGGNELYELAMHFAAHHTAMDCWERRQKKGYFFITGDEPTSETLSAAVVERFLGTSIQDQPLEAVVEDLKKTYEPFFLIPDRSRGSRIADFWRRYLGDRTIVLESPDDTCGAAAGLVALGEGTVSDLSELQARLVAAGTSKARAGAIAGALKPWAESSERGR; encoded by the coding sequence ATGGGCTACGGCTCCTATAGCTATGACGCGCACCAGGCGCTCACCCGCTCCCGCCAGGGGCTCTCGGCCGACGCCGTCTTCACCCAGACCGTCATGCACCCCGCGATGGACCCCAAGGGCGTCCGCTTCCGCGAGTCGCGGGACAGCGAGGCGCACCCCGACTCCCTGGGCATCGTCTTCGCCCTCGACATCAGCGGCTCGATGGCCCAGATCCCGGTCAGCATCGCCTGCGAGCAGCTGCCGGGCTTCATGAAGCTCCTCGAGGACTGCCGGGTGGCCGACCCCCAGGTCCTCTTCATGGCTTTCACCGACCTGCAGGGGGACGGCCGCCCGCTGCAGGTGGGGCAGTTCGAGACGACCGCCGAGCTGATGGACCAGTGGCTCACCCGCTGCTCCCTCAAGGGAGGCGGCAACGAGCTCTACGAGCTCGCCATGCACTTCGCCGCCCACCACACGGCGATGGACTGCTGGGAGCGGCGTCAGAAGAAGGGCTACTTCTTCATCACCGGCGACGAGCCCACCAGCGAGACCCTCTCCGCCGCGGTGGTCGAGCGCTTCCTCGGCACCAGCATCCAGGACCAGCCCCTCGAGGCGGTGGTGGAGGATCTGAAGAAGACCTACGAGCCCTTCTTCCTCATCCCCGACCGGAGCCGGGGCTCGCGCATCGCCGACTTCTGGCGGCGCTACCTGGGCGACCGCACGATCGTGCTCGAGAGCCCCGACGACACCTGCGGGGCCGCCGCCGGCCTGGTCGCCCTCGGCGAGGGCACTGTCTCCGATCTCTCCGAGCTCCAGGCGCGCCTCGTGGCGGCCGGCACCTCGAAGGCCCGCGCGGGCGCCATCGCCGGCGCCCTGAAGCCCTGGGCCGAGAGCAGCGAGCGGGGCCGGTAG
- a CDS encoding VWA domain-containing protein produces the protein MGYGAYSYEAHRALTLTRQAKPAQEVFQQRACHPLMDPQGITLRESRDSPEHPESLGIVFALDVTGSMGAIPQKLATRDLPGFLQRVIALGIDHPQVLFLGVGDATGDRAPLQIGQFESTAELMDQWLTSCWLESGGGRGDRESYELALFFAARHVAMDCHLKRGQRGYLFLTGDEKPYPRLARQIVLSVLGHEIDTDFPTAAVVEEVQHLFEPFFLIPDLARRSACEREWRDLLGDRVVCLEHPDDTCLAAASLIALDRGLRDLDQIAAGLAEDGEPRERVNRIARALMPFAASLGRDGCPSPSIDPGVPVPGVAMGASPYRLPDD, from the coding sequence ATGGGCTACGGCGCCTACAGCTACGAGGCCCACCGGGCCCTCACCCTCACCCGCCAGGCGAAGCCCGCCCAGGAGGTCTTCCAGCAGCGCGCCTGCCACCCGCTGATGGATCCGCAGGGCATCACCCTGCGAGAGAGCCGGGACTCCCCCGAGCACCCCGAGTCCCTCGGCATCGTCTTCGCCCTCGACGTCACCGGCTCGATGGGCGCCATCCCCCAGAAGCTCGCGACCCGCGACCTCCCGGGCTTCCTCCAGCGCGTGATCGCCCTGGGGATCGACCACCCCCAGGTGCTCTTCCTGGGCGTGGGCGACGCCACCGGCGATCGCGCACCGCTGCAGATCGGTCAGTTCGAGTCCACCGCCGAGCTGATGGATCAGTGGCTGACCTCCTGCTGGCTGGAGTCGGGGGGCGGCCGCGGCGATCGCGAGTCCTACGAGCTCGCCCTCTTCTTCGCCGCCCGCCACGTCGCGATGGACTGCCACCTCAAGCGCGGGCAGCGGGGCTACCTCTTCCTCACCGGCGACGAGAAGCCCTACCCGCGCCTCGCCCGCCAGATCGTCCTCTCGGTGCTGGGGCACGAGATCGACACCGACTTCCCGACAGCCGCGGTGGTCGAGGAGGTGCAGCACCTCTTCGAGCCCTTCTTCCTCATCCCGGATCTGGCCCGCCGCTCGGCTTGCGAGCGCGAGTGGCGCGACCTGCTGGGCGACCGGGTCGTCTGCCTCGAGCACCCGGACGACACCTGCCTCGCCGCCGCCAGCCTGATCGCCCTCGACCGCGGGCTGCGCGACCTCGATCAGATCGCCGCCGGCCTCGCCGAGGACGGGGAGCCGCGGGAGCGGGTGAACCGCATCGCGCGGGCGCTGATGCCCTTCGCCGCCTCGCTGGGGCGGGACGGCTGCCCCTCGCCCTCGATCGACCCGGGCGTCCCCGTCCCCGGGGTGGCGATGGGCGCCTCGCCCTACCGCCTGCCGGACGACTAG